Proteins co-encoded in one Candida albicans SC5314 chromosome 3, complete sequence genomic window:
- a CDS encoding uncharacterized protein (Putative mitochondrial protein with a predicted role in cell wall biogenesis; possibly an essential gene, disruptants not obtained by UAU1 method): MGVFGRGAVSRISIRSIHLRNTTNFVVPENYKPNRSLLKQLPWKAGLDIWWKSLSPNRLSDLQKDLVEFMLPSHLQENQRIIKEFKKTTIDDKGNYINEVGFKIINNKDKPTKHLVFIHGYGASLGCFARNFQIINKFKDTDYNYHVHFLDNLTFGLSSNPRVNNDTINYWRIPATAIVKLFDKTPTDSKKLYRKYYKLIEGYQLDPENFEKYRSYFTPILKDLENFYCSAIEKWRLNNDIESIDYLVGHSFGGYWCGSYALKYPENVNNLVLLSPVGIERHVQAVTNTDPISDRIEVPTLDPTSYKFLSRLPILSKKHILSWYYKLPHLPRLLPFLGPWGAQLYFKMWMGKLYKINKLIDKHGGAQAIFNSNNDLVYGSEKELTLIIEYLYNSITSGTNSDIYSRYLLTTATTSKWPLYDKFYQAVKEDPAKLKFKFHIMYGQFDFMNSEAGEKLVKLLNENKVGAKYYEISEGGHNLYIDNPFDTNQKIFEIVSQDATKANNND, encoded by the coding sequence ATGGGCGTATTTGGAAGAGGAGCAGTCAGTAGGATATCCATCCGATCAATTCATTTGAGAAACACGACCaattttgttgttcctGAAAATTATAAGCCAAATAGGTCATTGCTCAAGCAGTTACCATGGAAAGCAGGACTTGATATCTGGTGGAAGTCCTTGTCTCCAAATAGACTCTCTGATTTGCAGAAAGATTTAGTGGAATTTATGCTACCCTCTCATTTGCAAGAAAACCAGAGAATAATCAAAGAgttcaaaaaaacaactatCGACGACAAGGGCAATTATATCAATGAGGTAGGGTTCAAGattataaacaacaaagatAAACCAACAAAGCATCTTGTTTTCATTCATGGTTATGGTGCTTCTTTAGGCTGTTTTGCAAggaattttcaaataatcaacaagttCAAAGATACTGACTACAACTATCATGTCCATTTCTTAGACAATTTGACGTTTGGCTTGTCATCAAATCCCAGAGTGAATAACGATACCATAAATTACTGGCGTATCCCTGCTACAGCCATTGTGAAgttatttgataaaactCCAACTGACTCCAAAAAGTTGTACCGGAAGTATTACAAACTAATTGAGGGATACCAATTAGATCCAGAAAATTTCGAAAAGTATAGATCCTATTTTACTccaattttaaaagatCTTGAAAACTTTTACTGCTCCGCGATCGAGAAGTGGAGATTGAACAATGACATTGAAagtattgattatttggtTGGTCATTCATTTGGTGGGTACTGGTGTGGCAGTTATGCATTGAAATACCCTGAGAATGTTAAcaatttagttttgttgTCTCCTGTTGGAATCGAAAGACATGTTCAAGCAGTCACAAATACAGACCCAATTTCTGATAGAATTGAGGTGCCTACACTTGACCCTACTTCTTACAAATTTTTAAGCCGGTTGCCTATACTATCCAAAAAACACATTCTCAGTTGGTATTATAAACTCCCACATTTACCCAGATTGTTACCATTTCTCGGACCTTGGGGAGCTCAATTGTACTTTAAAATGTGGATGGGAAAGTTGtacaaaataaacaaacttATTGACAAACATGGTGGCGCTCAAGCAATTttcaacagcaacaacgATTTGGTTTATGGTAGTGAGAAAGAGCTCACACttataattgaatatcTCTATAATTCCATCACCAGCGGAACTAATAGTGACATTTACAGCAGGTATTTATTAACAActgcaacaacaagcaaATGGCCGTTGTATGACAAATTCTACCAGGCAGTGAAAGAGGACCCTGCAAAATTAAAGTTCAAATTTCATATAATGTACGgacaatttgattttatgaATTCTGAAGCtggtgaaaaattggtaaaGTTGTTGAACGAGAATAAAGTGGGYGCCAAGTATTACGAAATCAGTGAAGGTGGTCACAATCTTTACATTGATAATCCGTTTGACactaatcaaaaaatatttgagaTTGTTCTGCAAGATGCTACCAAAGCTAACAACAATGACTAg
- the DAL4 gene encoding allantoin permease (Putative allantoin permease; fungal-specific (no human or murine homolog)) — MNKPKSFWKKLVVSMEVQPKGDLSTAQMFLYNHDLRPVEEARREWAWYNYVFFWIADSFNINTWQIAATGIQAGGMNWWQTWISVWLGYALCGIFVSIGARVGTLYHISFPVAARSSFGIYGSLWPVLNRVFMSCIWYSVQTAIAGPTFELMLHSIFGKNLPQRIHDTIPDKDLTTFQFLGIFLFWLFQLPFLWFPPHKIRHLFTVKAYVAPIAGIAFLVWTIVKAGGIGPVVHQKSKVHGSELAWVFVESTMNSLGNFATLIVNAPDFSRFASQPSFGMKYLVYTLSIPICFSITSLIGILVTSASEAMYGKPFWSPLDVLGTFLNDYTPGNRAGVFFISAAFALAQLGTNISANSLSFGTDCSALLPRFLNIRRGGYICAFLALAICPWKLISTSSKFTTYLSAYSVFLSSVAGVVACDYFYVRRGFISLIDLYSLTNPDNKHQDSIYRYNKIGVNWRAYVAYICGILPNIVGFVGATETHKVPIGATQVYRLNFFMGFFTAWIIYSVLCYFFPVPTGTVKVGPFEKGWFEEWQDVETFDEELVGHEVHDGIEKIEYLEESVSSKKKI, encoded by the coding sequence ATGAATAAACCAAAATCTTTTTGGAAAAAGTTGGTTGTCTCCATGGAAGTCCAGCCAAAAGGCGACCTATCAACGGCACAAATGTTCCTTTATAATCACGATTTAAGGCCAGTAGAGGAGGCCAGAAGAGAGTGGGCGTGGTACAATTATGTATTCTTTTGGATTGCTGATTcattcaacatcaacacTTGGCAAATTGCTGCCACTGGTATCCAGGCAGGAGGCATGAATTGGTGGCAGACATGGATTAGTGTGTGGTTGGGGTATGCTTTGTGTGGTATATTTGTGAGCATTGGTGCCCGGGTTGGTACTTTGTATCACATCTCTTTCCCTGTTGCCGCTAGATCTTCATTTGGAATCTATGGTTCGTTGTGGCCAGTGTTAAATCGTGTTTTCATGTCGTGCATCTGGTATTCCGTTCAGACAGCCATTGCTGGTCCAACGTTTGAACTTATGTTGCACTCTATATTTGGGAAGAACTTGCCGCAACGTATTCACGACACAATACCCGACAAAGATTTAAcaacttttcaatttttgggGATCTTTTTGTTCTGGTTATTCCAGTTGCCTTTTCTTTGGTTCCCCCCACATAAGATTAGACACTTGTTCACCGTCAAAGCATATGTTGCTCCCATTGCTGGTATTGCATTTTTAGTGTGGACTATTGTAAAAGCTGGTGGCATTGGTCCAGTTGTTCATCAAAAGTCGAAAGTACACGGATCTGAGTTGGCATGGGTATTTGTTGAGTCTACTATGAACTCCTTGGGTAACTTTGCCACATTGATTGTCAATGCTCCAGATTTCTCCCGTTTTGCTAGCCAACCTTCGTTTGGAATGAAGTACTTGGTGTACACTTTATCCATTCCAATTTGTTTCTCGATCACCTCACTTATTGGTATTTTGGTCACTTCTGCTTCTGAAGCAATGTATGGGAAACCGTTCTGGTCTCCGTTGGATGTTTTGGGAACTTTTCTAAATGACTATACTCCCGGGAATCGTGCTGGTgtgtttttcatttctgCTGCTTTTGCATTGGCACAGTTGGGGACAAACATTTCTGCCAACTCGTTATCGTTCGGTACAGATTGTTCAGCTTTGCTACCAAGGTTTTTGAACATTAGAAGAGGAGGGTATATTTGTGCATTTTTGGCTCTTGCTATTTGTCCATGGAAATTAATCTCTACTTCTTCCAAGTTTACCACGTACTTATCGGCATATTCTGTCTTCTTAAGTTCAGTGGCTGGAGTTGTAGCATGTGATTATTTCTATGTTAGAAGAGGGTTCATTCTGCTAATTGACTTGTACTCCTTGACCAATCCAGATAATAAACACCAAGACTCAATATACCGTTACAACAAAATCGGTGTCAATTGGAGAGCTTATGTTGCATATATCTGTGGTATCTTGCCAAATATTGTAGGATTTGTGGGCGCAACTGAAACCCATAAGGTGCCCATTGGGGCCACACAGGTATACAGGCTAAACTTTTTTATGGGATTTTTCACTGCTTGGATAATATATTCTGTTTTGTGCTACTTTTTCCCTGTGCCCACTGGAACAGTCAAAGTTGGGCCATTTGAAAAAGGCTGGTTTGAAGAGTGGCAAGATGTTGAGacatttgatgaagaattagtTGGCCATGAAGTGCATGATGGTAtcgaaaaaattgaatatttggAGGAATCTGTCAGTTcgaagaaaaagatttag